The following coding sequences are from one Mycobacteriales bacterium window:
- a CDS encoding histidine phosphatase family protein: protein MTPSEVWLARHGETDWSAELRHTGRTDVPLNANGRAAAGRLRDLLAGEQFDLVLTSPLSRARETADLAGFGDRAEIEPGLREWDYGDYEGVTTEQIRESRPGWDIFDDGCPGGETLADVGARADRVLERIHAVDGRVMVFGHGHMLRILAARWIGLAPIAGARLVLGTATISVLGWERETAAITRWNAG from the coding sequence GTGACTCCCTCCGAGGTCTGGCTGGCCCGACACGGTGAGACGGACTGGAGCGCCGAGCTCCGCCACACCGGCCGCACCGACGTACCCCTCAACGCGAACGGTCGCGCGGCGGCAGGGCGTCTTCGCGACCTGCTCGCCGGCGAGCAGTTCGACCTGGTCCTGACCAGCCCGCTCAGCCGGGCTCGCGAGACGGCCGACTTGGCCGGCTTCGGCGACCGCGCGGAGATTGAGCCAGGGCTGCGCGAGTGGGACTACGGCGACTACGAAGGCGTGACGACCGAGCAGATCCGCGAGAGCCGGCCGGGGTGGGACATCTTCGACGACGGATGCCCCGGCGGCGAGACCCTCGCCGACGTCGGCGCCCGCGCGGACCGTGTGCTCGAGCGCATCCACGCCGTAGACGGCCGCGTGATGGTCTTCGGGCACGGCCACATGCTGCGCATCCTCGCGGCCCGATGGATCGGCCTGGCTCCTATCGCCGGCGCGCGCCTGGTGCTCGGTACGGCGACGATCAGCGTGCTGGGCTGGGAGCGCGAGACCGCTGCGATCACGCGTTGGAACGCTGGCTGA
- a CDS encoding Nif3-like dinuclear metal center hexameric protein, producing the protein MPRVADVVAALERRYDPAWAQEWDSIGLICGDPDSSVSHVHVAVDPVEVVVDEAIALGAQLLVTHHPLFLGGTESVAATTPKGRLVHRLVTAGVGLYVAHTNADVADPGVNDALAKTLGLSGVRPLEPGTAHGLGRVGDLAEPISLREFVAAAAAALPSTSWGVRSGGDPARRIATVAVCGGSGGELAELAQAAGADVLLTSDLKHHRAAEALADYGVALVDAAHWATEQPWVARAAALLVEDLSAEGITVEATSSSIVTDPWTLHAHSSEES; encoded by the coding sequence ATGCCGCGGGTCGCCGACGTCGTCGCTGCGCTCGAACGACGCTACGACCCGGCCTGGGCGCAGGAGTGGGACTCGATCGGGCTGATCTGCGGCGACCCCGATTCTTCGGTGAGCCACGTCCATGTCGCGGTGGACCCGGTCGAGGTCGTGGTCGACGAGGCGATCGCGCTGGGCGCGCAACTGCTGGTCACGCACCATCCGCTGTTTCTCGGCGGCACCGAGTCGGTTGCCGCGACGACACCCAAGGGCCGGCTCGTGCATCGCTTGGTCACCGCCGGAGTCGGACTGTATGTGGCTCACACCAACGCCGATGTCGCTGATCCGGGAGTGAACGATGCCCTTGCCAAGACCCTCGGCTTGTCGGGCGTGCGCCCGCTGGAGCCGGGCACTGCACACGGTCTCGGCCGGGTCGGTGACCTAGCCGAGCCGATCAGCCTTAGGGAGTTCGTGGCTGCTGCCGCGGCTGCGCTGCCTAGCACGAGCTGGGGGGTCCGGTCGGGCGGCGACCCTGCGCGCCGGATCGCGACCGTTGCCGTGTGCGGCGGATCAGGAGGTGAGCTCGCCGAGCTGGCGCAGGCGGCCGGTGCCGACGTACTGCTGACGTCGGATCTCAAGCACCATCGTGCGGCCGAGGCGTTGGCGGACTACGGCGTCGCGCTGGTCGACGCCGCGCATTGGGCGACCGAACAGCCGTGGGTGGCCCGGGCGGCCGCCCTGCTGGTCGAGGACCTGTCCGCCGAGGGCATTACGGTGGAGGCCACGTCGTCGTCGATCGTCACCGACCCGTGGACCCTGCACGCCCATTCGTCTGAGGAATCGTGA